In Babylonia areolata isolate BAREFJ2019XMU chromosome 10, ASM4173473v1, whole genome shotgun sequence, the following proteins share a genomic window:
- the LOC143286619 gene encoding uncharacterized protein LOC143286619 has product MSEEAGEDEDASPEEMGDGKNDGPSTSRGSWNSGPGEAVDPVASSGRKRHQDITAGKGNANLGAGGNQGDAAVKVEEEEVEEEQEEVEEEGAEAAGREQEGEEVYFDESEFKDGKAEQFNDAFFSVDNLTFFYLLKTANFLDIPSMVNVGCKRLARKLTGKTLLGMIEAMKIQDHERPARAERQEDTGTGQH; this is encoded by the exons ATGAGTGAGGAAGCGGGGGAGGACGAGGACGCCTCCCCTGAAGAGATGGGAGACGGCAAGAACGACGGCCCCAGCACCTCTAGGGGAAGCTGGAACAGCGGCCCAGGAGAAGCCGTTGACCCAGTGGCCAGCTCGGGGAGAAAACGGCACCAGGACATCACGGCCGGCAAGGGCAACGCCAACCTTGGGGCGGGGGGAAACCAGGGGGACGCCGcagtgaaggtggaggaggaggaggtggaggaggagcaggaggaggtggaggaggagggggcggaggcggCGGGGagggagcaggagggggaggaggtgtatTTCGACGAGTCCGAATTCAAAGACGGCAAGGCGGAGCAGTTCAATGATGCTTTTTTCAGCGTGGACAATCTGACGTTTTTCTACCTCTTGAAg ACTGCCAACTTTCTGGACATCCCCTCCATGGTCAATGTGGGCTGTAAACGTCTGGCCAGAAAACTGACCGGCAAAACTCTGCTGGGCATGATTGAAGCCATGAAAATACAGGATCACG AGAGACCGGccagggcagagagacaggaggacacGGGGACAGGACAACACTGA